From a region of the Fibrobacterota bacterium genome:
- a CDS encoding PP2C family protein-serine/threonine phosphatase, translated as MASQETEDSQNPDLLYKELTLSSLVHEVTRVMHSAATLDQAMQAFLLGAAELTGAERMALLTFKDGEARLTPAHDLGLSPEVKAILQAAPSVGPVKEVLISQRHLLVEEVLPGDPFLPTGTERYLLLPLTTRIAEIEPGGPSCMLPVGVLWLDATLPGPELTGQSISHLSALSQQASLMLETWRAQRELASANVELKQANLKLNEAYAALSQAQKIIEKDLDRARSIQNNLLPAAFPEHLLKRVASRYIPAGMVGGDYYDCFELPGNRLGVVVADVSGHGIGAALVMSMFKALLRSFSENDPSPCSVLNRINATFMTQSLGAAQFVTAYYGIFDKAVRSYVYCNAGHVAQLLRHESPIESRAELLEMPSQGLVLGMFDNTFLTDAVLLLPGDARLFLFTDGITEAHGTTGKMFGVEPVKQLAMDSAAESPAGVVDALMRARCDFLGGSIQATGELADDATLVIIDL; from the coding sequence ATGGCCTCCCAGGAAACCGAAGACTCGCAAAATCCCGACCTCTTGTACAAGGAGCTGACCTTGAGCTCCCTGGTCCATGAGGTAACCCGGGTCATGCATTCCGCGGCCACTTTGGATCAAGCCATGCAGGCGTTCCTCCTGGGCGCCGCGGAGTTGACCGGGGCCGAAAGGATGGCCCTCCTCACGTTCAAGGACGGCGAGGCCCGTCTGACTCCGGCCCATGATCTCGGGCTTTCGCCGGAAGTGAAAGCCATCCTCCAAGCAGCCCCTTCCGTAGGACCTGTGAAGGAAGTCCTGATCTCGCAACGGCACCTGCTGGTGGAAGAGGTGCTTCCCGGGGATCCCTTCCTTCCGACCGGGACGGAGCGCTACTTGCTGCTTCCCCTCACCACCCGCATCGCCGAGATCGAGCCCGGCGGGCCCAGTTGCATGTTGCCGGTGGGAGTGCTGTGGCTGGATGCGACGCTTCCCGGTCCCGAACTTACCGGCCAGTCGATTTCCCACCTCTCCGCCTTGTCCCAGCAAGCCAGCCTCATGCTGGAAACCTGGCGCGCCCAGCGCGAACTGGCATCCGCCAACGTCGAACTTAAGCAAGCGAACTTGAAGCTCAACGAGGCGTACGCGGCCTTGAGCCAAGCCCAGAAAATCATCGAGAAGGATTTGGATCGGGCCCGCTCCATCCAGAACAACCTGCTCCCGGCGGCCTTTCCGGAACATCTGCTCAAGCGCGTAGCCTCCCGGTATATTCCCGCGGGCATGGTTGGCGGCGACTATTACGATTGCTTCGAGCTGCCGGGAAACCGGTTGGGGGTGGTGGTGGCCGACGTTTCCGGCCACGGCATCGGGGCGGCGCTGGTGATGTCGATGTTCAAGGCCCTGCTGCGCTCCTTTTCGGAGAATGACCCATCGCCTTGTTCGGTGCTGAACCGCATCAACGCCACCTTCATGACCCAAAGCCTGGGGGCGGCGCAATTCGTCACCGCTTATTACGGGATCTTCGACAAGGCCGTGCGGAGCTACGTCTATTGCAATGCCGGCCACGTCGCGCAACTGCTCCGCCATGAATCCCCGATCGAATCCCGCGCGGAGCTCTTGGAGATGCCCTCCCAGGGCCTGGTGCTGGGCATGTTCGACAATACCTTCCTCACCGACGCCGTCCTTTTGCTGCCGGGCGATGCCCGCCTATTCCTTTTCACCGACGGCATCACGGAAGCGCACGGGACGACCGGCAAGATGTTCGGGGTGGAACCGGTCAAACAGCTGGCAATGGACTCCGCGGCCGAATCGCCCGCGGGAGTGGTCGACGCGCTGATGCGCGCCCGTTGCGATTTCCTGGGCGGCTCGATCCAGGCCACCGGAGAATTGGCGGACGACGCCACCCTTGTTATCATAGACCTGTGA
- a CDS encoding tetratricopeptide repeat protein, producing MNLFKQDQAAKAPDKEAGLVEWFLDVFWPRFGKQTSYLLLAIAVVIAVGVWWNGDRLQSQAKENKELGKAYIYFSEDKYDSTESFLNAFVKASHSRLVQDKANLMLGQVQYAKAKYDDAIKSFSQIDGGNTDQPLVSSGALHGLASCYIQNKNYALATETLEKLVSQFGKRTGNPEEKVAGHEKVDLAPSVPNALWKLTLCYRELKNTEKEKATAQKLVKAYPESRESFDATRLLAQIP from the coding sequence ATGAACCTTTTCAAGCAAGACCAGGCAGCCAAGGCACCGGATAAGGAAGCCGGTTTGGTCGAATGGTTCCTCGACGTTTTCTGGCCCCGCTTCGGCAAGCAAACCTCCTACCTCCTCTTGGCCATCGCGGTCGTCATCGCCGTCGGGGTATGGTGGAACGGCGATCGCCTGCAATCCCAAGCGAAAGAAAACAAGGAGCTGGGTAAGGCCTACATTTACTTCAGCGAGGACAAGTACGATTCGACGGAAAGCTTCCTCAACGCCTTCGTGAAAGCCAGCCACTCGCGCTTGGTTCAGGACAAGGCCAATCTGATGCTGGGCCAGGTCCAATACGCCAAAGCCAAGTACGATGACGCCATCAAGTCCTTCTCGCAAATCGATGGCGGCAATACGGATCAGCCCCTGGTTTCCTCCGGCGCTTTGCACGGCCTGGCTTCCTGCTACATCCAAAACAAGAATTACGCCCTGGCCACGGAGACCCTCGAGAAGCTGGTCTCCCAATTCGGCAAGCGGACCGGGAATCCCGAAGAGAAGGTGGCCGGCCACGAGAAAGTCGATTTGGCGCCCTCGGTGCCCAACGCCTTGTGGAAGCTGACTCTCTGCTACCGCGAACTGAAGAATACCGAAAAGGAAAAGGCCACCGCGCAAAAGCTGGTGAAGGCCTATCCCGAGAGCCGCGAGTCCTTCGACGCGACTCGGTTGCTGGCGCAGATTCCCTGA
- a CDS encoding laccase domain-containing protein: MNAAPGLLHPFPEWDDRLAAAFTTRDLPPGAQPLDAYDRLNLGFRSGGDADRTAGNWKEVLAACRLEGLPLVLPRMIHGDAWADADVLMDPTPPFHADPNRPFNSDEGNPPSRPGFAAWEPEGCDALAAGVRGRVLAVTMADCLTALVWDPESATIAAVHAGWRGTRARILHKLLRSLTQAGRLKPASTWVAFGPCLRPQSLVVGPEVAAQLDPRFLFPHAGQVHFDMPADNRAQALESGIAPEHIRDLGGDTLSEPGRYFSYRRDGAASGRLAAFICLR, translated from the coding sequence GTGAACGCCGCCCCGGGCTTGCTCCACCCCTTTCCGGAATGGGACGACCGTCTCGCCGCCGCGTTCACCACCCGCGACCTCCCTCCCGGCGCGCAACCCCTCGATGCCTATGACCGGCTCAACCTCGGATTCCGTTCCGGCGGCGATGCGGATCGTACGGCAGGGAATTGGAAAGAGGTCCTGGCGGCCTGCCGCCTGGAAGGCCTCCCCTTGGTCCTCCCCCGCATGATCCATGGCGATGCCTGGGCCGATGCCGACGTTCTGATGGATCCGACTCCGCCGTTCCATGCGGATCCGAACCGACCCTTTAATAGCGACGAGGGGAATCCGCCTTCCCGTCCCGGTTTCGCCGCCTGGGAGCCCGAAGGATGCGATGCCCTGGCCGCCGGCGTTCGCGGGCGGGTGCTCGCCGTGACCATGGCCGATTGCCTCACCGCCCTGGTATGGGATCCGGAATCCGCCACCATCGCGGCCGTGCATGCGGGCTGGCGCGGAACGCGGGCGCGCATCCTGCATAAGCTTCTGCGTTCCCTTACCCAAGCGGGGCGCCTGAAGCCGGCCAGCACCTGGGTCGCATTCGGCCCTTGCTTACGGCCCCAATCCCTGGTCGTCGGTCCGGAAGTGGCGGCGCAACTCGATCCCCGCTTCCTCTTCCCCCATGCCGGCCAAGTCCATTTCGACATGCCGGCGGACAATCGGGCGCAAGCGCTGGAAAGCGGAATCGCCCCGGAACATATCCGCGATCTGGGCGGCGATACCCTTTCCGAACCCGGCCGGTACTTCTCGTACCGGCGCGACGGGGCCGCATCGGGACGCCTAGCCGCCTTCATTTGCCTCCGCTGA
- the uvrB gene encoding excinuclease ABC subunit UvrB → MSLFKLESPFKPAGDQPQAIEQITRAFRSGEKYQTLMGVTGSGKTFTMANVIQNIGKPTLIISHNKTLAAQLYQEFKSFFPKNAVEYFVSYYDYYQPEAYVVSSDTYIEKDSSQNDEIDKLRLRATMSLMSRQDVVVVASVSCIYGLGSPTEYKKTMVEVKVGDTIERNELLRKFVDIYYGRNDFDFRRGTFRVRGDVVEVHPAYDDFAYRFEFFGDEVEKIRRINLITGEEEAQLDKVLVYPARHYVTSEQGMDRVLRDIRHELDETLKKFTAENKLLEAQRLNQRTMYDMEMLKEVGHCPGVENYSRIIENRAVGSPPSTLIDFFGDDYLLIIDESHVSIPQIGAMYNGDRSRKENLVNYGFRLPCALDNRPLKFHEFEAKMPATLFVSATPADYELRKTGGEVVEQIIRPTGLLDPEIEVRPTKGQIDDILNEIAIRTRRGERTLVTTLTKRSAEDLTDYMLQAGLKVRYMHSDTDTLTRSEIVKELREGAIDILVGINLLREGLDLPEVSLVVILDADKEGFLRSNRSLIQTIGRAARNLNGRVLLYADKMTDSMSYAITETENRRRKQAESNARTGMVPRSVQREIHKHLQLVPDADYSVDLKALLVAEEEAAYEADAKGKPQKALPAEVEALRKQMREAAANLEYEKAAHLRDRIRALESK, encoded by the coding sequence ATGTCCCTCTTCAAACTCGAATCCCCGTTCAAACCCGCCGGCGACCAGCCCCAGGCCATCGAACAAATCACCCGCGCCTTCCGATCGGGGGAGAAATACCAGACCCTGATGGGGGTCACGGGATCGGGCAAGACCTTCACCATGGCCAATGTCATCCAGAACATTGGCAAGCCCACTTTGATCATTTCGCATAACAAAACCCTCGCCGCCCAGTTGTACCAGGAATTCAAGTCCTTCTTCCCGAAGAACGCGGTGGAGTATTTCGTCAGCTACTACGATTACTACCAGCCCGAGGCTTACGTGGTTTCCAGCGATACCTATATCGAGAAGGATTCCAGCCAGAACGACGAGATCGACAAGCTGCGCTTGCGGGCGACCATGTCCCTCATGTCGCGCCAGGACGTGGTGGTGGTGGCTTCGGTCTCTTGCATTTACGGCCTGGGATCGCCTACCGAGTACAAGAAAACCATGGTCGAGGTGAAGGTGGGGGACACCATCGAGCGTAACGAATTGTTGCGCAAGTTCGTGGACATCTACTACGGGCGCAACGATTTCGATTTCCGGCGCGGAACCTTCCGGGTGCGCGGGGACGTGGTGGAAGTGCATCCCGCCTACGACGATTTCGCCTACCGCTTCGAATTCTTCGGGGACGAGGTGGAGAAGATCCGGCGCATCAACCTGATCACCGGCGAAGAAGAGGCCCAGCTGGACAAGGTGTTGGTGTATCCGGCCCGGCACTACGTGACCAGCGAGCAGGGCATGGACCGCGTGCTGCGCGACATCCGTCACGAGTTGGACGAAACCCTGAAGAAGTTCACGGCGGAGAACAAGCTCCTGGAGGCCCAGCGCCTGAATCAGAGAACGATGTACGATATGGAGATGCTGAAAGAGGTGGGGCATTGCCCGGGCGTCGAGAACTATTCGCGCATCATCGAGAACCGGGCCGTGGGCTCGCCGCCCTCGACCTTGATCGATTTCTTCGGGGACGATTACCTGCTCATCATCGATGAGTCCCACGTGAGCATTCCCCAAATCGGCGCCATGTACAACGGCGATCGTTCGCGTAAGGAAAACCTGGTCAATTACGGGTTCCGACTGCCTTGCGCCCTGGACAACCGGCCTTTGAAGTTCCATGAGTTCGAGGCCAAGATGCCGGCGACCTTGTTCGTATCGGCCACGCCCGCCGATTATGAATTGCGGAAGACGGGCGGCGAAGTGGTGGAACAAATCATCCGGCCCACGGGGTTGCTCGATCCGGAAATCGAGGTACGGCCGACCAAGGGCCAGATCGACGATATCCTCAACGAGATCGCCATCCGCACCCGGCGGGGCGAGCGGACCTTGGTTACCACCTTGACCAAGCGCAGCGCCGAGGACTTGACGGACTACATGCTTCAGGCGGGGCTGAAGGTGCGCTACATGCATTCGGATACGGACACCTTGACCCGCAGCGAAATCGTGAAGGAGTTGCGCGAAGGAGCCATCGATATCCTGGTTGGGATCAATCTCTTGCGCGAGGGGTTGGATTTGCCCGAGGTTTCCTTGGTGGTCATCCTCGATGCCGATAAGGAAGGCTTTTTGCGTTCCAATCGCTCCTTGATCCAGACCATTGGGCGGGCGGCGCGTAATCTGAACGGCAGGGTGCTGTTGTATGCTGACAAAATGACAGATAGCATGAGTTACGCCATCACCGAGACGGAGAACCGCCGACGGAAGCAGGCGGAGTCCAACGCGCGGACGGGCATGGTCCCTCGCAGCGTCCAGCGCGAGATCCACAAGCACCTGCAATTGGTTCCGGATGCGGATTATTCGGTTGATCTGAAGGCTTTACTGGTCGCGGAAGAGGAAGCCGCCTACGAGGCCGACGCCAAGGGCAAGCCGCAAAAGGCCTTGCCCGCCGAGGTGGAAGCGCTTCGCAAGCAAATGCGGGAGGCCGCGGCCAATCTCGAATACGAAAAGGCGGCCCACCTACGCGATCGTATCCGGGCATTGGAATCCAAGTAA